A window from Candidatus Krumholzibacteriota bacterium encodes these proteins:
- the nadA gene encoding quinolinate synthase NadA, whose amino-acid sequence MNRRCKIKNKIIDLKSNKRAIILAHYYVSSDVQDVADFVGDSLDLAMKAKDVDADIIIMAGVKFMAEMVKILNPTKKVLIPSLDSYCEMADMVEADYLEEIKSKNPDAAVVAYVNTSAEVKAMSDICCTSRNAISIVESLKSKNIIFVPDQNMASYISLNTNKHISVPKGFCYVHKEVSDSIINVKLAKYPKAKLLVHPECNSSIQERADFIGSTSAMISFVNNTNNNEFIIATENNYVQFLSKMFPNKKFTGAAHLCRGMKENNIENILSALQNVEHEVIVDDSIANDALTSIDRMLQHEN is encoded by the coding sequence ATGAATAGGAGATGCAAAATTAAAAATAAAATCATAGATTTGAAAAGTAATAAGAGAGCTATTATTTTAGCGCACTATTATGTTTCTTCTGATGTACAAGATGTGGCTGATTTCGTAGGTGATTCTCTTGATTTGGCAATGAAAGCGAAAGATGTTGATGCTGATATAATAATAATGGCTGGCGTTAAGTTTATGGCAGAAATGGTAAAAATTCTTAATCCGACTAAAAAAGTACTTATACCAAGTTTAGATAGCTATTGTGAAATGGCTGATATGGTAGAAGCTGATTACTTAGAGGAAATTAAATCAAAAAATCCTGACGCTGCAGTTGTAGCATATGTCAATACATCAGCTGAGGTTAAAGCTATGAGTGATATATGTTGTACATCTCGCAATGCAATTTCGATTGTAGAGTCATTAAAATCTAAAAATATTATTTTTGTACCAGATCAAAACATGGCTTCATATATTTCATTAAATACTAATAAACATATTTCAGTGCCAAAAGGATTTTGCTATGTTCATAAAGAAGTTAGTGATTCTATAATTAATGTAAAACTAGCTAAATATCCTAAAGCTAAATTACTAGTGCACCCTGAATGCAATAGCAGTATCCAAGAACGTGCTGACTTTATAGGTTCTACAAGTGCTATGATATCATTTGTTAATAATACTAATAATAACGAGTTTATTATAGCAACAGAAAACAATTATGTCCAATTTCTAAGCAAAATGTTTCCAAATAAGAAATTTACAGGAGCTGCACATTTGTGTAGAGGAATGAAAGAAAATAACATAGAAAACATTTTAAGTGCACTTCAAAATGTAGAACATGAAGTTATTGTTGATGATTCTATTGCTAATGATGCATTGACTTCAATCGATAGGATGTTACAACATGAGAACTAA
- a CDS encoding radical SAM protein translates to MRTNSQINDLRSMFCPCKIKDEVELVEINEEYVEYDGFQFIAKPLNAIIELTNKCNLRCKHCCITEKRNEKGINISILNELINLGIENFELTGGEPLLHPHFKEILQLLIENNCYFRIMSNGYFWSNELYELLQCYPNVEIFISIDGNEEIHDSIRGKGSFVKAINTIREVKIHDIKLGISMAVSKINIDCIDYLSRLVKEQNIDIIKLIPLKSKTLDPEFIDMYSLSFEDFQRIDSVIEKINLPNKLEYNDSHNYNSDKRVAFFGCKMGGAFCSIDSYGYLQNCPVTRAPVGQIDDGNFIELWNILQINIRRELYSSKCYDCYLRKYCAGNCSYA, encoded by the coding sequence ATGAGAACTAATAGTCAAATTAATGATTTAAGATCCATGTTTTGCCCTTGCAAGATAAAGGATGAAGTAGAACTTGTAGAAATTAACGAAGAATATGTTGAATATGATGGCTTTCAATTTATTGCAAAGCCTCTAAATGCAATTATTGAATTAACAAATAAATGCAATCTAAGATGTAAACATTGTTGTATTACTGAAAAAAGAAATGAAAAAGGGATTAACATCTCAATATTAAATGAACTAATAAATCTTGGCATTGAAAATTTTGAGCTCACTGGAGGAGAACCACTATTACATCCACATTTTAAGGAGATACTTCAATTATTAATTGAAAATAATTGCTATTTTCGTATCATGTCGAATGGATATTTTTGGAGTAATGAACTCTACGAGCTATTGCAATGCTATCCCAACGTTGAAATATTCATATCAATAGACGGAAATGAAGAAATACATGACAGTATAAGAGGAAAAGGATCATTTGTTAAAGCGATTAATACGATCCGAGAAGTTAAAATACATGATATAAAGCTGGGTATTTCAATGGCAGTTTCAAAAATTAATATAGATTGTATTGATTATCTTTCACGATTAGTAAAAGAGCAAAACATAGATATTATAAAATTGATTCCTTTGAAGAGCAAAACATTAGACCCAGAATTTATAGACATGTACTCGTTATCTTTTGAAGATTTCCAAAGAATTGATAGCGTAATTGAAAAAATAAACTTACCCAATAAGTTGGAATATAATGATTCACATAACTATAACTCAGACAAAAGGGTAGCTTTTTTTGGATGCAAGATGGGAGGAGCATTTTGCTCTATTGACAGTTATGGTTATCTTCAGAATTGTCCAGTAACTAGGGCTCCTGTAGGTCAAATTGATGATGGGAATTTCATTGAGTTATGGAATATCTTGCAAATAAATATTAGGAGAGAATTATATTCTAGCAAATGTTATGATTGCTATTTAAGAAAATATTGTGCAGGCAATTGTAGCTATGCTTAG
- a CDS encoding PIG-L family deacetylase: protein MQAIVAMLRDEFYKKNKIIVVAHPDDEAIACGNLILKTLEQGFSICVIRVTKGAPYYLNNKERELVVNIRENEASKFDNLFYSYSYHSVNLSFIDQYLSSNVSLLYHSLKNIVVKNVITNSIIISHHLEFGHPDHDLLYFIVRKISKDLRFNMYSFPMYGTYNGRFYYEYSYENLNDVVFKLNNIDVYQKSQLLNIFKSQKRIIERINTSKEVFIPVEKLTGVCFDLPYPKKYLVSENIPITPIKLLNIWMSWERENGN from the coding sequence GTGCAGGCAATTGTAGCTATGCTTAGAGACGAATTCTATAAAAAAAATAAAATAATAGTTGTTGCTCACCCCGATGATGAAGCGATAGCTTGTGGTAACCTAATTTTAAAAACTCTGGAACAAGGTTTTTCTATTTGTGTTATAAGAGTTACTAAGGGGGCTCCTTATTATTTAAATAATAAGGAGAGGGAATTAGTTGTAAATATAAGAGAAAATGAGGCGAGTAAATTTGATAATTTATTTTATTCTTATTCTTACCACTCTGTAAATTTAAGTTTCATAGATCAGTATTTGAGTAGTAATGTCTCTCTATTGTATCATTCTTTAAAAAATATAGTAGTAAAGAATGTTATTACGAATTCAATAATAATTAGTCATCATCTTGAATTTGGACATCCTGATCACGATCTTTTGTATTTTATTGTTAGAAAAATTTCAAAAGATCTTCGATTTAATATGTATTCATTTCCAATGTATGGTACTTACAATGGGAGATTCTATTATGAATATTCCTATGAAAATTTAAATGATGTTGTTTTTAAACTTAATAATATTGATGTTTATCAAAAATCGCAGTTATTAAATATATTCAAATCACAAAAAAGAATAATAGAACGGATAAATACATCTAAGGAAGTATTTATTCCAGTTGAAAAGCTAACAGGGGTCTGTTTTGATTTACCATACCCTAAAAAATATTTAGTTTCAGAAAATATTCCTATCACACCTATCAAATTGTTGAATATCTGGATGTCTTGGGAACGGGAAAATGGTAATTAA
- a CDS encoding glycosyltransferase — protein sequence MVIKKILSIGFFPPRRSGAAITNHEICNKLSLSNKVIALSPLLEVHAKMPVDKYFKTKKYSLVKLKNKLPPASKRVYQNTITEIGKRFSPEILNYINSFQPDIVFIMHESILWYLEGYLLKMNVPFYCLCHGSPITQLSDYGSIERDYFLNTLSQMKKVFVISKYLSDLLKSFHIRSSLPFGDGLNTNLFNSYKRKQVSSQKKIQIMHVSNFKEGKQINEFYRLASIMKDRKNLKFLAIGNPHLNEAVIDIENNVVNIAWLPYEQTLDFMNKADILVVTSQREGLSRIIRESQLLGKVPIAPDLEVFRESIENEATGFLYDVDDERSLSITLQRIIAKFEMVKYLICAKRKYFFQQYGIPKLINEDIW from the coding sequence ATGGTAATTAAAAAAATACTTTCTATTGGTTTTTTCCCACCTCGTAGAAGCGGAGCTGCAATTACTAATCATGAAATATGCAATAAGTTATCATTAAGCAATAAAGTAATTGCTCTTTCTCCGCTCTTAGAAGTGCATGCAAAAATGCCGGTAGACAAGTATTTTAAGACAAAAAAATATTCTTTAGTAAAATTAAAAAATAAATTGCCGCCTGCTTCAAAAAGGGTTTATCAAAATACAATTACAGAAATTGGGAAAAGGTTTTCACCTGAGATATTAAACTATATAAATTCATTTCAACCAGATATTGTATTTATTATGCATGAGTCAATATTATGGTATTTAGAGGGCTACTTATTAAAAATGAATGTACCTTTTTATTGCCTTTGTCATGGATCGCCTATAACTCAACTTTCAGACTATGGCAGTATTGAAAGAGATTATTTTTTAAACACATTATCTCAAATGAAAAAAGTATTTGTAATATCTAAATATTTAAGTGATTTGTTGAAATCATTCCATATACGTAGTTCACTTCCTTTTGGCGATGGATTAAACACAAATCTTTTCAATTCTTATAAAAGAAAACAAGTAAGTAGTCAAAAAAAGATTCAAATAATGCATGTATCAAATTTTAAAGAAGGGAAACAAATAAATGAATTCTATCGACTTGCTTCAATTATGAAGGATAGAAAAAATCTAAAATTTTTAGCAATTGGTAATCCTCATCTTAATGAAGCTGTTATTGACATAGAAAACAATGTAGTAAATATCGCATGGTTACCTTATGAACAAACCTTAGATTTTATGAATAAGGCGGACATTTTGGTTGTAACGTCGCAAAGAGAAGGTTTATCAAGAATAATTCGTGAATCACAGCTTTTAGGTAAAGTCCCTATTGCACCGGATTTAGAGGTATTTAGAGAATCAATTGAAAATGAGGCGACTGGTTTTTTATATGATGTAGATGACGAAAGGAGCTTGAGTATTACTTTGCAGCGTATTATTGCTAAATTTGAAATGGTGAAATATCTAATTTGTGCAAAGAGAAAATACTTTTTTCAACAATATGGTATCCCTAAACTTATAAACGAAGATATTTGGTAA
- a CDS encoding ATP-binding protein, protein MSRKPGEAHSALGHQACVYGHKVGYFPCSKLFANLKLSKADGTYLKELIKIRKLDVFIIDDFGLEPLDAPNRLTLLEILEDRHGLKSSIFVSQLPVKDWHKIIGDHTIADAICDRVVHSAKRIELKGESVRKMYSNR, encoded by the coding sequence GTGTCTAGAAAACCAGGGGAAGCCCATTCAGCACTGGGGCATCAGGCATGCGTCTATGGCCACAAGGTCGGCTACTTCCCCTGCTCAAAGCTGTTCGCTAATCTTAAGCTCTCAAAAGCAGATGGAACTTATCTGAAAGAGCTGATCAAAATAAGAAAGCTTGATGTCTTTATAATCGACGACTTCGGCCTCGAGCCCCTCGACGCCCCCAACCGCCTCACCCTTCTGGAAATCCTTGAAGACAGGCATGGCCTGAAATCATCAATCTTCGTATCTCAACTGCCAGTTAAAGACTGGCACAAGATAATCGGTGATCATACCATCGCAGATGCTATCTGTGACCGGGTAGTCCACAGCGCTAAAAGAATCGAACTGAAAGGAGAATCTGTGAGAAAAATGTACTCAAATCGTTGA
- a CDS encoding transposase: MTQQKQDWIRSNERAMWYFGGVPAAIVPDNLKSGVTLSSRYEPGINDLLDDFAGYYRTVILPARAGAPRDKALAENGVKLVYQRIYAPLRNEIFHSVEEINEAILPLLGRHNDKPFTRLGVSRRELFEEIEKSELKDLPVERYPLKYFKKQRHSGFNVHISEAIRAGDKEALTRVARYMMRSPVVISRLIYHREAQ; encoded by the coding sequence ATGACGCAGCAGAAGCAAGACTGGATCAGGTCCAACGAGAGGGCGATGTGGTATTTTGGCGGTGTACCGGCGGCGATAGTACCTGACAACTTAAAAAGCGGTGTTACTCTCAGCAGCAGGTATGAACCGGGCATTAATGATCTCCTCGATGATTTTGCCGGGTATTACAGGACGGTGATACTTCCTGCCAGAGCTGGTGCTCCCCGGGATAAGGCACTGGCTGAGAACGGGGTAAAGCTGGTTTATCAGAGAATATATGCGCCTCTCAGAAACGAGATATTCCACTCTGTTGAGGAGATAAACGAAGCGATCCTTCCACTTCTGGGGCGTCATAATGATAAGCCATTCACGCGGCTTGGAGTATCCAGAAGGGAGCTGTTTGAGGAGATCGAGAAGAGCGAGCTTAAAGATCTTCCTGTAGAGAGATATCCTCTCAAGTACTTCAAGAAGCAAAGGCATTCGGGGTTTAATGTTCATATCTCAGAAGCGATCCGGGCAGGTGACAAAGAGGCACTCACCCGGGTTGCCAGATATATGATGAGGAGCCCCGTAGTAATCTCACGACTAATCTATCACAGAGAAGCACAGTAG
- a CDS encoding glycosyltransferase: protein MIEYDIIIPTHKNFDEKKGSILPTLLGISNFIVQPINVFIISNGDDEKTKNRLHETCSMFKNVVLIEEKVANRAKARNIGIGKSKSDFVMFMDDDIIVSPEAINFFVKNISMHSFLCGAWRRYIPQNTKVSTINEYLKQQNYQDIDNLASDEPSYKPSPKGEYNGLLQQSTFISCFGGASRKCINEVGGYDEEFEGWGLEDTDLMRKLIQTVNFISMAPSLVWHYDHLVQPYRWKEHWGINWNTYIKNSKDRGFLMLRALFNKKEATVNDEEVLISPKNEKAYSLIPKQLKPIYQAHLKECVDIYSSDYYCVGVILYGSALYSEEPSDFDITKIVFKGKQEFNYFNRSIIPIDEHIIGLFSIKHFIDHPFYDPNRWFIIAGKFAEGLYLWQNVNIKEKISYWIEESIKRFWLHLLSYHLGRVLKLINEEHYIDRSKAYWHFSLILCFSKSIFPIKYRYPYSNDIDIQSMLINFENEIMPLKLYERKKETLIILQKYIFDIVAKYDNNQIYPIYYQDSLISINEIKKITKSEIQYKLAPLG, encoded by the coding sequence ATGATCGAATACGATATAATTATCCCAACCCATAAAAATTTTGATGAAAAAAAAGGATCAATTTTACCAACACTTTTAGGAATCTCTAATTTTATTGTTCAACCAATCAATGTATTCATAATAAGTAATGGCGATGATGAGAAAACAAAGAACCGTTTGCACGAAACATGTTCAATGTTTAAAAATGTAGTATTAATTGAAGAAAAAGTAGCAAATCGGGCTAAAGCAAGAAATATTGGTATTGGAAAAAGCAAATCAGATTTTGTAATGTTTATGGATGATGATATAATAGTATCTCCTGAAGCAATTAATTTTTTCGTCAAAAATATATCTATGCATTCATTTCTATGTGGTGCTTGGAGACGCTATATTCCTCAAAATACTAAAGTCTCTACTATTAATGAATATTTAAAGCAGCAAAATTATCAGGATATAGATAATCTAGCTTCTGATGAACCATCGTATAAACCCTCTCCTAAGGGAGAATATAATGGTTTACTACAACAATCGACATTTATATCGTGTTTTGGTGGAGCATCAAGAAAATGTATTAATGAAGTAGGTGGTTATGATGAAGAGTTTGAGGGATGGGGTCTTGAGGATACAGATCTAATGAGAAAATTAATACAAACTGTCAATTTTATTAGTATGGCTCCATCTTTGGTCTGGCATTATGATCATCTTGTTCAACCATATAGATGGAAAGAGCATTGGGGAATTAACTGGAATACTTATATTAAAAATTCAAAGGATAGAGGTTTTCTCATGCTTCGTGCCCTTTTTAATAAAAAAGAAGCTACAGTTAATGATGAAGAAGTATTGATCTCACCAAAAAATGAAAAAGCATATTCATTAATTCCAAAACAACTCAAGCCAATTTATCAAGCTCATTTAAAAGAGTGCGTTGATATATATTCTTCTGATTATTATTGTGTTGGTGTTATTCTATATGGTTCAGCATTATATAGCGAAGAGCCCAGTGATTTTGATATTACAAAAATTGTATTTAAAGGGAAACAAGAGTTTAATTATTTTAATAGATCGATTATCCCAATTGATGAACATATTATTGGTCTTTTTTCTATTAAACATTTTATTGATCATCCTTTTTATGATCCAAATAGATGGTTCATTATTGCGGGCAAATTTGCAGAAGGATTATACCTGTGGCAAAATGTTAATATTAAAGAAAAAATTTCATATTGGATAGAAGAATCTATTAAGAGATTTTGGTTACATCTATTGTCCTACCATCTTGGTAGAGTTTTAAAATTGATAAATGAAGAACACTATATTGATAGATCAAAAGCATATTGGCACTTTTCTCTAATCCTTTGTTTCTCGAAATCAATATTCCCAATAAAATATAGGTATCCATATTCCAATGACATAGACATTCAATCAATGCTAATAAACTTTGAGAATGAAATCATGCCATTAAAGTTATACGAAAGAAAAAAAGAGACATTAATAATTCTACAAAAATACATATTCGATATCGTAGCTAAATACGATAATAATCAAATATATCCCATATACTATCAGGACAGTTTAATTTCAATAAATGAGATTAAAAAAATCACTAAATCAGAAATACAATACAAATTAGCTCCATTAGGTTAA
- the istB gene encoding IS21-like element helper ATPase IstB, whose protein sequence is MLKAAEQRDLLLKCLKTLRLPTVRECYEDQAEEARRESLSYEHYLLEVMEREREVRAQNRVIRLLRQSKLPLEKTIDTFDRNRLPRNVNAHLDVLLEGSFIDRRENVLAFGNPGTGKTHLLCAIGQELIHQGRRIYFRPCSPLVQDLLEAKRDLKLKRLLKKLSKYDAIIIDDIGYVQQNREEMEVLFVLLAERYERGSVMLTSNLPFSKWEKIFKDPMVTAAAIDRLVHHSVILELNLASYRLEESNKGRRNKKTKSATRKSRNYTGKKRENSLSLKRKNS, encoded by the coding sequence ATGCTGAAAGCAGCAGAACAAAGAGATCTTCTTTTGAAATGCCTCAAGACTCTCCGGCTGCCGACAGTCCGTGAGTGTTACGAAGATCAGGCTGAAGAGGCAAGACGGGAAAGCTTAAGTTATGAGCATTATCTGTTAGAAGTTATGGAGCGTGAACGCGAGGTTCGAGCCCAAAACCGTGTAATCCGGTTACTACGGCAATCGAAGCTGCCGTTGGAGAAAACAATAGATACTTTCGACAGGAACCGTCTTCCACGTAATGTTAACGCTCATCTCGATGTACTTCTGGAAGGTTCTTTTATAGACCGCAGAGAGAATGTGCTGGCCTTTGGTAATCCGGGCACTGGCAAGACTCACCTTCTCTGTGCAATAGGGCAGGAACTGATCCATCAGGGCCGGAGAATCTATTTTAGACCGTGCAGTCCCCTGGTCCAGGATCTACTGGAAGCAAAGAGAGACCTGAAACTTAAGCGACTACTGAAAAAACTGTCAAAATATGACGCGATCATCATTGATGATATAGGCTACGTGCAGCAGAACCGGGAAGAAATGGAAGTTTTGTTCGTTCTGCTAGCAGAACGATACGAAAGAGGCAGTGTGATGCTCACAAGCAATCTGCCGTTCTCAAAGTGGGAGAAAATCTTCAAAGATCCAATGGTAACTGCCGCAGCCATAGATCGACTTGTTCATCACAGCGTTATACTTGAACTCAATCTAGCCAGTTACAGATTAGAAGAATCAAACAAAGGAAGGAGAAATAAAAAAACAAAATCGGCCACAAGAAAATCCAGAAACTATACCGGAAAGAAAAGGGAAAATTCATTGTCGTTAAAGAGAAAAAATAGTTGA